One segment of Pontibacter akesuensis DNA contains the following:
- the hisB gene encoding bifunctional histidinol-phosphatase/imidazoleglycerol-phosphate dehydratase HisB, with amino-acid sequence MKKVLFIDRDGTILEEPKTDYQVDTLEKFAFLPKSITNLARIFHELDYEFVMVTNQDGLGTDSYPEETFWPYQNKMLEILETEGVKFDDILIDRSFEHEGLETRKPGIGMMKRYLETGAYDLSNSFVIGDRLTDVKLALNLGAKAIFIGETAAEGAALSTTDWDAIYTFLKQQRPTRTARVHRSTSETDIKVELNLDGSGKMDIKTGLGFFDHMLEQVAKHARIDLHIQVKGDLHIDEHHTIEDTALALGEAFVTALGDKRGISRYGFFLLPMDDVLAQVAIDFSGRPWAVWQAEFNREKVGDMPTEMFYHFFKSFSDTAKANVNIKVDGQNEHHKIEAIYKAFARAIRMAVERDLQDNTIPSTKGIL; translated from the coding sequence ATGAAAAAAGTACTTTTTATAGATCGTGACGGTACCATTCTGGAAGAGCCAAAAACAGATTACCAGGTGGATACACTGGAGAAGTTTGCCTTCCTTCCCAAATCTATCACCAACCTGGCGCGCATTTTCCATGAGTTGGATTACGAGTTTGTGATGGTGACAAACCAGGATGGCTTGGGAACTGATTCATACCCGGAGGAAACTTTTTGGCCCTACCAGAACAAGATGCTGGAGATCCTGGAAACAGAGGGTGTTAAGTTTGATGACATACTGATTGACCGCAGCTTTGAGCATGAAGGACTCGAAACGCGCAAGCCGGGTATAGGCATGATGAAGCGTTACCTGGAAACAGGTGCGTATGATCTGTCCAATAGTTTCGTGATCGGTGACCGGCTGACGGATGTGAAACTGGCTCTTAATTTGGGTGCAAAAGCTATTTTTATTGGTGAGACGGCCGCCGAGGGAGCAGCTCTTAGCACCACCGATTGGGATGCGATTTATACTTTCCTGAAGCAGCAGCGCCCAACCCGCACCGCCCGCGTGCACCGCAGCACATCTGAAACGGACATTAAGGTAGAGTTGAACCTGGATGGAAGCGGCAAAATGGATATCAAAACCGGGCTAGGTTTTTTTGACCATATGCTGGAGCAGGTGGCCAAGCACGCCAGAATCGACCTACACATACAGGTAAAGGGCGACCTGCACATCGACGAGCACCATACCATAGAGGATACAGCACTGGCTTTGGGCGAGGCTTTTGTAACCGCACTAGGGGATAAGCGGGGCATTAGTCGCTATGGTTTTTTCCTTTTGCCCATGGACGATGTGCTGGCGCAAGTGGCAATTGATTTCAGCGGAAGGCCCTGGGCCGTTTGGCAGGCAGAGTTTAACAGGGAAAAAGTAGGCGACATGCCAACCGAGATGTTCTACCACTTTTTTAAATCCTTTTCCGACACCGCAAAGGCGAACGTAAACATTAAAGTGGATGGCCAAAACGAGCACCACAAGATTGAGGCAATTTACAAAGCCTTTGCCCGTGCCATTCGCATGGCTGTGGAGCGCGACCTGCAGGACAACACTATTCCGAGCACAAAGGGAATTTTGTAG
- the hisC gene encoding histidinol-phosphate transaminase produces the protein MFNLNDIIRPNVLKMRAYSSARDEFKGAASVFLDANENNLGSLAGEGFNRYPDPHQKKLKSRIAEIKGVRPEQIFLGNGSDEAIDLLFRMVCRPGQDSMLHLPPTYGMYEVSANLNEVEMQAVQLTADFQVPVEEVLLQVKSETKIIFICSPNNPTGNLIEAESIEDILESFHGLVVVDEAYIDFSDEPSWTTRLKEFPNLVVLQTFSKAWGMAGLRLGLAFASEELITVLDKIKPPYNINESTQALALEALEREEALKDMVEEIVQERELLLQSLPDLPTVEQVYPSDANFILVKVKDADGLYKFLLGKGIVVRNRSSLPGCEGCLRISVGTLEENQELLKAIAEF, from the coding sequence GTGTTTAACCTGAATGATATTATTCGGCCGAATGTGCTGAAAATGCGCGCCTATTCATCGGCCCGAGATGAGTTTAAAGGCGCTGCCAGTGTGTTTCTGGATGCCAATGAGAATAACCTGGGCAGCCTGGCCGGTGAAGGCTTTAACCGCTACCCCGATCCGCACCAGAAAAAGCTGAAATCCCGGATTGCCGAAATCAAAGGCGTCCGTCCGGAGCAGATTTTTTTAGGCAATGGCTCCGACGAAGCCATTGACCTGCTGTTTCGCATGGTGTGCCGCCCCGGGCAGGACAGCATGCTGCACCTGCCGCCAACCTATGGCATGTATGAAGTATCGGCCAACCTGAATGAGGTGGAGATGCAGGCGGTGCAGTTGACAGCTGATTTCCAGGTGCCGGTGGAGGAGGTTCTGTTGCAGGTAAAATCAGAAACTAAAATCATCTTTATCTGCTCTCCTAATAACCCGACCGGTAATCTAATAGAAGCAGAAAGTATAGAGGACATCCTTGAATCCTTCCATGGGTTGGTGGTTGTGGATGAGGCCTACATTGATTTTTCAGATGAGCCGAGCTGGACTACACGACTAAAGGAGTTTCCGAATTTGGTCGTACTACAGACGTTCTCCAAAGCTTGGGGCATGGCAGGCTTACGCTTAGGACTTGCTTTTGCCTCTGAAGAATTAATCACTGTATTGGATAAAATAAAGCCGCCGTACAACATCAACGAATCGACACAAGCCCTTGCACTGGAGGCGCTGGAGCGAGAGGAGGCCCTAAAGGATATGGTGGAGGAAATTGTGCAGGAGCGTGAGTTGCTGCTACAATCGCTGCCTGATTTGCCAACTGTAGAGCAGGTGTATCCTTCAGACGCGAACTTTATACTTGTTAAAGTAAAAGATGCAGATGGTTTGTATAAGTTTCTACTGGGTAAAGGGATAGTGGTTCGGAACAGGTCAAGTTTGCCGGGATGTGAAGGTTGCCTGCGCATCTCAGTTGGCACACTGGAGGAGAACCAAGAATTGCTTAAAGCTATAGCAGAATTTTAA
- the hisD gene encoding histidinol dehydrogenase — protein MRKIIDPAPEIWAELAKRPTKNLEDLEPGILETFKLVQEQGDNALLQLADKYDGVKLSSLVASTEEIAAAESGVSQELKEAILQAYSNIQLFHTQQAEPVKQVETMFGVTCWRKSVPIEKVGLYIPGGTAPLFSTLLMLGVPARIAGCQELVLCTPPSKDGNIHPAILYTASLLGVSRIIKAGGAQAIAAMAFGTESVPPVYKIFGPGNQYVTVAKQLVSKAGVAIDLPAGPSEVLVMADETANPAFVAADLLSQAEHGPDSQVVLLASSEAVLAQVEQELEAQLKVLPRKEFAAKALNNSLGIVLGGVEEMLRFSNLYAPEHLILSVSDFEQLLDGITNAGSVFLGHYSPESAGDYASGTNHTLPTNGYARAYSGVSLDSFVKKITFQYITREGLQNIGQTIETMAEAEGLEAHKNAVSIRLNELNRV, from the coding sequence ATGCGTAAAATAATTGATCCTGCTCCTGAAATTTGGGCAGAACTCGCTAAGCGGCCTACAAAAAATCTGGAGGACCTGGAGCCTGGCATTCTGGAAACATTCAAGCTGGTACAGGAGCAGGGCGATAACGCGCTGCTACAGCTGGCAGACAAGTATGACGGTGTAAAACTCAGTTCCCTCGTAGCTTCAACAGAGGAGATTGCTGCTGCTGAGTCTGGAGTATCTCAGGAGCTGAAGGAAGCCATTTTGCAGGCATATAGTAATATACAACTGTTTCATACGCAACAGGCTGAGCCGGTAAAACAGGTAGAAACGATGTTTGGCGTTACCTGCTGGCGTAAGAGTGTACCGATTGAAAAGGTTGGCCTGTACATACCCGGTGGCACGGCCCCATTGTTTTCTACGCTGCTGATGCTGGGCGTGCCGGCGCGCATTGCAGGGTGCCAGGAGTTGGTGCTGTGCACGCCGCCTTCCAAAGACGGAAACATTCACCCGGCTATACTTTATACCGCCTCGCTGCTTGGTGTTTCCCGCATCATTAAAGCGGGTGGTGCGCAGGCAATAGCGGCCATGGCTTTCGGAACAGAGAGCGTGCCGCCTGTTTACAAAATATTTGGGCCCGGTAACCAGTATGTTACGGTGGCAAAGCAACTGGTAAGCAAAGCCGGTGTAGCCATCGATCTGCCTGCCGGTCCTTCGGAAGTGCTGGTAATGGCGGATGAGACAGCAAACCCAGCCTTCGTAGCTGCCGATCTGCTCTCACAGGCTGAGCACGGTCCTGACTCGCAGGTGGTGCTGCTGGCCTCTTCAGAAGCAGTGCTGGCACAGGTAGAGCAGGAGCTGGAGGCACAATTGAAGGTGCTGCCACGGAAAGAATTTGCTGCCAAAGCGTTAAACAACAGCCTCGGCATTGTACTTGGAGGCGTGGAGGAGATGCTACGTTTCTCCAACTTGTACGCACCCGAGCACCTGATTCTTTCAGTTTCTGATTTTGAGCAGCTGCTGGATGGCATTACCAATGCCGGCTCCGTATTCCTGGGCCACTATAGCCCTGAGTCTGCCGGGGATTATGCCTCCGGCACCAACCACACGTTGCCTACAAACGGCTACGCCCGCGCTTACAGTGGCGTGTCGTTAGACAGCTTCGTCAAAAAGATAACGTTCCAGTACATCACCCGTGAAGGGTTGCAGAATATTGGCCAAACCATCGAAACCATGGCTGAGGCTGAAGGGCTGGAGGCACACAAAAACGCAGTAAGTATACGCCTTAACGAATTGAACCGTGTTTAA
- the hisG gene encoding ATP phosphoribosyltransferase codes for MLRLAIQKSGRLSEDSLNLIRECGISFVNSSLKLKTECTNFPLEILFLRDDDIPGYVADGVADIGIVGENVLVEEGKQELTVEKLGFSKCRLSLAVPKSMAYSSIQDLNGKNIATSYPNLLQAYLQEQGVQANIHTISGSVEIAPSIGLAEAICDIVSSGSTLISNGLKEVERVFKSEAALIATKDLSQEKQEILEKLLFRIHAVQRARKAKYILLNSPNDKIQEISNLLPSVKAPTVLPLAEEGWSSLHSVVNEDDFWEIIEKIKDAGAQGILVVPIEKMII; via the coding sequence ATGCTTCGATTAGCAATACAGAAATCCGGCAGGTTAAGTGAAGATTCCCTGAACCTGATCCGCGAGTGCGGCATATCCTTTGTAAACTCCTCTCTAAAACTCAAAACAGAATGCACCAACTTCCCGCTGGAGATACTGTTTCTGCGCGACGATGATATCCCCGGCTATGTGGCCGACGGCGTGGCTGACATTGGCATAGTAGGAGAGAACGTGCTGGTGGAGGAAGGAAAGCAGGAATTGACCGTTGAGAAGCTTGGATTCTCTAAATGCCGCCTGTCGCTGGCGGTGCCGAAAAGTATGGCCTACAGCTCCATCCAAGACCTTAATGGCAAGAACATCGCCACTTCATACCCAAACTTGCTGCAGGCATACCTGCAGGAGCAGGGGGTGCAGGCTAATATTCACACCATCAGTGGCTCCGTGGAGATTGCGCCAAGTATAGGCCTGGCAGAGGCAATCTGCGACATCGTGAGTTCTGGAAGCACGCTCATCAGCAACGGGCTGAAGGAGGTGGAGCGCGTGTTTAAGTCGGAGGCGGCGCTTATTGCTACAAAAGATCTTTCGCAGGAGAAGCAGGAAATACTGGAGAAGCTACTGTTTCGCATTCATGCAGTGCAGCGCGCTCGCAAAGCGAAATACATCCTTCTTAACTCCCCGAACGATAAGATACAGGAAATAAGCAACCTGCTTCCAAGCGTAAAGGCCCCAACCGTGCTCCCCTTGGCAGAGGAGGGCTGGAGCTCACTGCACTCCGTAGTGAACGAAGACGATTTCTGGGAGATCATCGAGAAGATCAAAGATGCCGGTGCACAGGGAATCCTGGTGGTGCCAATCGAAAAAATGATAATCTAA